GAATCGTGATCCAATCGAGGCTTACCGAGATGAGCGAAGGATGGAGCAGGGCAGGAGACAGGAGCTCGAGGCGGATATTCGTCGGCTAGGCATGGGGAATCCAAAGCTGGCGGCGGGCTTGAGGAATCAGGGCTGGACTGGGCACGCCCAGGTTGCTAGTGATCGAGAGATTGCACATTGGCTGTGATTGAATTTGCATCACATGCCAGTCATATGAAAGAGCTCAAGGAAGAAACCCAATGGGTTGAGGCGCATCTTTAGGCTTGTGCTATCGTTCCTTCCTCGCTGGGACTTTGACTCGGCTAGGTTGGACTTCTGCCTAGATATTTGACCATTTGGGGAAGGCACAGCCAGCAGTGGGAGCAGACAAATTGTCCGTTTTCGACTTTGAACAACCATCAAACCTGACATTCCCACCACACAACAAAATCTTCAATCCTTTGCTTCCTCGTCGCCCCGGCAAACCCGAAAAACGACTGCGCTGAACCGAGACTGATAGCAAACGTATGGTCACGGCAATGATCAACCTCCAGTAAACAGCTGCCGTAATGTCCAGCCCAGAGTCCAGCCCAGAGCTAGATTGGACTGCCAACTACTCGGTAACCGATTTTTCTTTCCGAGACGACGAAGCTGACGCCATCATCAAGACCATCGGTTGGGGTAGCCGCTGGTTTGATGACATGGTAGTGCgattccccccccccccccccccccccccccgaggAGCATGCGGACGTTGTGTCATCCCTGTCGCAGCCATTCAACAGAAAATCGACGGAACGACTGGGATCGCTTGACTGTCTGCCTCTGGAGCTTCTGCAAGATGTGATATTGCGTCCCGACATTCAGTCGGTATTCAGATTCCGACAAAGCAACGCGAAAGCGAGAGAGGTAGTGGAAACGCTCAAGGAGTACGGAATCATCATGGCCATGCCATGAATGTAGTCTGTGCTCACTTGCGCACGTACAACACTGCCGAAATCTCCCTTCACGACCTGCCAGGTAAATATGACAAAAGCGGCCGCACCGTTTTCAATGTCAGGAAAGACATCACCTCCCTCTACCTGGCGTGCAAGATGGCCGCTGTTGAGAGATATTGTCACACCTTCGGACGGCCATCATCAGCGCTCCATCTCATGGCCTGCTGCTGTGCCCCATACTACAATATTCGGACCGGCAGAGTCATCTACGGGTTTTGCTGTGCCGGGTGTTACAAGCGGTACATGGATTGGGAGTTGGAGGATGACACCTGGCTGAATTCACCAGCGGAGAGATGGGCACATCGTGCCGAAGCGAGACTGCATGACCGCAACAGCTTCCTCAAGCACTTCAAAAGGTGTAAAGAAGGCCAGCGTCTGTGGGCATTAAGCGACGGAGGCGCCCTAGTGCCGGCAGAATTGCCGCCCTCAGTTGAGAAGCACCGATTGACCGAGTGAGGTCGAGTGAATAAAATTCAGTTGGTGTTGACAGATTCCAAGTCAATTAATTGAGGGCTTCGGACGGTCAGCAGGACAAGATTGGAAAGCAAGTTGTTGTATTTATTTGCCTAACTCGTGTTAGCTGCTCCGATGTTGGCCAAATTTATTCTCACGTTATCGGTAGTTGATCACGTGAGGGGATCGTCGTGCACAGTGCGTAAACAGTGAATAGCTGCTAATCGACTGTCAGATTAGCAACCTGGCAACTCCGCCGTCCGTGGGTTCCGTTCCAGTGGTGGTTACCGCAACCCACTTACAACACCTTACCTTGGATGTCTCAGTCTGGACTGAATCCGCGCCATCCTGCCTGACAGGGGGCAAAGTTCATCTTTGaaaccaggcacacgagttACAAGAAACCAAATGATATTTTATGACCAGACGATATTGCTTCCTTTTCTTCTAGCGTAAAACTGTCATATAAACTACCATCGGTTACGCGTTTGCCTTGGTCGATTTACTGAACACGAAGCTCCGCCACCGCGCCGCGTCAAGGCCCAGGTTTTGGCCTCGCAAGCCAGTCCGCCGCCAACTCTCTCTCCTACCTAACTGAAGTGTTCACAAGCAAGACAAGCACCCAACACTCCGCCATCATGGCGGCTCCCAAGTTCAATTCCAAGTCTCCCACTATACGACGCATCCGTGAGTCTCCCCTGCCTCGCTTCACCCCACTTTCCCCCACAACCAAGCAACTCACCCAGGTCAAGCAGTACAGCCGACCATACGCGAAGCTAACCGCACCCGATAAAAACCCCCCCAGTCCGTGAAGCCCAGGAGCTTTCAACCTCGCCATCCCCAGACTACACAGCGACGCCGATAGAGTCGGACCTCTTCGAGTGGCACTTTACGCTCAAGGGCCCGCCGGACTCGGTCTACGCCGAGGGCGTCTACCACGGCCGCATAGTGCTCCCACCGACGTACCCGCTCCGCCCCCCTTCTTTCCGCTTCGTCACCCCATCGGGCCGCTTCGAGGCCAATCGCGAGATCTGCCTGTCCATCTCGGGCCACCACGAGGAGACGTGGCAGCCCGCCTGGGGCGTCCGCACAGCCCTCGTCGCCCTCCGCTCCTTCATGGAGACGGACCCCAAGGGCCAGTTGGGCGGGCTCGAGACCACAGACGCGGTGCGGAGGCGGCTCGCGACAGAGTCGAGGACTTTCAGATGTGCCATCTGCGCCAAGTCCAATGCTGATATCATCGCCGAGGCGGAGGCCGCGTCCAAGGACGTCGAGGGCCAGGCCGCTGATGTGGTGGTGCCGGACGAGCTGAAGATGGGCTGGCGGGACGAGATGGCCCAGGCTGGTGGCAGTGCCGGTGATGGCGGTGATGTTGCGTCTGCATCAGCTCCTGCCGCGACGACAGGTCATGATTCTGAGACTGCCGCGCTGGCCGAAGGTTTCGTGCCGACTCCCGCACCCGCACCCGCACCCGCACCCGCACCCGCACCACCTCAGCCTACGAGGACGATACCCCTTCCTGAagtgcagcagcaccagcaaatAGCGCAACTGGTTCAGTACTCCGATGATGGCGTCCTTGCCTGGCTGGACAGGGCCATCTTTATCGTGGGTGTTCTTTTGCTGGCCATGTTTCTCAAGGTGCTTGTGGCTTGAGCACCGTGTGTGTCACCCGTATGAGCTTTCCTTTTTGTTCCCTCACTTCTCAACCTTTTCGATTATCTCACTTGTGTACAAAAATACCCCCCGTAGATGAGTGAGCAGGTAAAAGGCATGCTGTTCGTCATTGGCTTAGAAATCATGGCGTTTCGGGAGTTTCTCTGATGGTT
The Pyricularia oryzae 70-15 chromosome 1, whole genome shotgun sequence DNA segment above includes these coding regions:
- a CDS encoding ubiquitin-conjugating enzyme, which encodes MAAPKFNSKSPTIRRILREAQELSTSPSPDYTATPIESDLFEWHFTLKGPPDSVYAEGVYHGRIVLPPTYPLRPPSFRFVTPSGRFEANREICLSISGHHEETWQPAWGVRTALVALRSFMETDPKGQLGGLETTDAVRRRLATESRTFRCAICAKSNADIIAEAEAASKDVEGQAADVVVPDELKMGWRDEMAQAGGSAGDGGDVASASAPAATTGHDSETAALAEGFVPTPAPAPAPAPAPAPPQPTRTIPLPEVQQHQQIAQLVQYSDDGVLAWLDRAIFIVGVLLLAMFLKVLVA